The proteins below come from a single Carnobacterium divergens DSM 20623 genomic window:
- the aspS gene encoding aspartate--tRNA ligase, with product MAKRTVYCGKVSEDLLGEVITVKGWVQKRRDLGGLIFIDLRDREGIIQVVFNPDFSKEALEIAENVRSEYVLEITGKVVNRDASVINKNIATGMLEIEANEITILNKAKTTPFYIEDGVSVSDDKRMQYRYLDLRRPEMTKSFILRHEITKSIRNYLDNTGFIDIETPYLTKSTPEGARDYLVPSRVHPGHFYALPQSPQLFKQLLMGAGFDRYYQVVRCFRDEDLRGDRQPEFTQIDIETSFLEADEIQGFTEELLRKVMKETKGIDISLPLPQMSYDEAMSRYGSDKPDIRFDLELIQLNEIVKDSSFKVFSGAIENGGEVKAINAKGAANKYSRKDIDGLGEFVGRYGAKGLAWLKMEEDGLKGPIAKFFTEDAERLIAATNAEPGDLLLFVADKKSIVADALGALRNKLGKELELIDETRFAFLWIIDWPLLEYDEENGRYTAAHHPFTMPKESDIDKLTTSPGEVYAQAYDIVLNGYELGGGSLRIHTRELQEKMFAALGFSKEEAEEQFGFLLEALDYGFPPHGGIALGLDRLAMLLAGKENIREVIAFPKNGRASDPLTSAPSVVSEAQLDELSLATTRIEEETTEEE from the coding sequence ATGGCAAAACGTACAGTTTATTGTGGAAAAGTTTCAGAAGATTTATTAGGAGAAGTAATTACAGTTAAAGGTTGGGTGCAAAAACGTAGAGATTTGGGTGGTTTAATCTTTATCGATTTACGTGACCGTGAAGGCATTATACAAGTTGTTTTCAATCCAGATTTTTCAAAAGAAGCACTAGAAATTGCCGAAAATGTTCGAAGTGAATATGTACTTGAAATTACAGGTAAAGTTGTAAATAGAGATGCTTCAGTAATTAACAAAAATATTGCAACAGGAATGTTAGAAATCGAAGCAAACGAAATTACGATTTTAAATAAAGCAAAAACGACACCATTCTACATTGAAGACGGCGTCAGCGTTTCAGACGATAAAAGAATGCAATACCGTTATTTAGACCTACGTCGTCCAGAAATGACTAAGAGCTTTATTTTACGTCATGAAATTACTAAATCAATTCGTAACTACCTTGATAACACTGGGTTTATTGATATTGAAACGCCCTATTTAACAAAATCAACTCCCGAAGGTGCAAGAGATTACTTAGTCCCTTCTAGAGTACACCCAGGTCATTTCTACGCATTGCCACAATCCCCGCAATTATTTAAACAGTTGTTGATGGGAGCTGGATTTGATCGTTATTATCAAGTCGTTCGCTGTTTTAGAGATGAAGATTTACGTGGTGACCGTCAGCCTGAATTTACGCAAATTGACATTGAAACAAGTTTCTTAGAAGCTGATGAAATTCAAGGTTTTACAGAAGAATTATTGAGAAAAGTAATGAAAGAAACAAAAGGTATTGATATTTCATTGCCCCTTCCACAAATGAGTTACGATGAAGCGATGAGCCGATACGGTTCAGATAAACCAGATATCCGTTTTGACTTAGAATTAATCCAATTAAACGAGATAGTAAAAGATTCTAGCTTTAAAGTCTTTAGTGGAGCTATCGAAAATGGCGGCGAAGTAAAAGCAATTAATGCAAAAGGTGCAGCTAACAAGTATTCAAGAAAAGACATTGACGGCTTAGGAGAATTTGTTGGCAGATACGGTGCGAAAGGTTTGGCTTGGCTAAAAATGGAAGAGGATGGCTTAAAAGGGCCAATTGCTAAATTCTTTACTGAGGACGCAGAACGCTTAATCGCTGCAACGAATGCAGAACCAGGTGACTTATTATTATTTGTAGCAGATAAAAAATCAATTGTAGCCGACGCTTTAGGAGCATTGAGAAATAAATTAGGAAAAGAATTAGAATTAATCGATGAAACTAGATTTGCTTTTCTTTGGATCATTGACTGGCCTTTATTGGAATACGATGAAGAAAATGGACGCTATACTGCAGCTCATCATCCATTTACAATGCCAAAAGAGAGTGACATTGATAAATTAACAACGAGTCCTGGAGAAGTTTACGCGCAAGCCTATGATATCGTTTTAAATGGGTATGAATTAGGTGGTGGATCTCTTCGTATCCACACAAGAGAATTACAAGAAAAAATGTTTGCAGCATTAGGATTCTCAAAAGAAGAAGCAGAAGAACAATTTGGTTTCTTATTAGAAGCATTAGATTATGGATTCCCACCACACGGCGGAATTGCACTTGGTTTAGACCGCTTAGCAATGCTATTAGCAGGCAAAGAAAATATTCGGGAAGTGATTGCTTTCCCTAAAAATGGGCGTGCATCAGATCCATTAACGTCAGCACCAAGTGTTGTCAGTGAAGCACAATTAGATGAGTTGTCACTTGCAACAACAAGAATTGAAGAAGAAACAACCGAAGAAGAATAA